In one Bactrocera tryoni isolate S06 chromosome 5, CSIRO_BtryS06_freeze2, whole genome shotgun sequence genomic region, the following are encoded:
- the LOC120777603 gene encoding LOW QUALITY PROTEIN: POU domain protein CF1A (The sequence of the model RefSeq protein was modified relative to this genomic sequence to represent the inferred CDS: substituted 1 base at 1 genomic stop codon): MAATSYMTPSSGDLDMALGGGGYHTSSPRSAADAGEMKYMQHHHHHAAAAAAHHQLPSSPSPNAVVGGAGGAGAGGTGGLGVSASGLSSITPSGSLGSNHWTPLHPSDPWASMTHHTHHHPADAVKQEMSHLSQQSRVQQGMASPHTWHAPVHTTHYVPTGGSPLQYHHAMNGMLHHPAHPAHHQGVPPLHHALRGESPQLHIHPHHLQGDRDVSGGEEDTPTSDDLEAFAKQFKQRRIKLGFTQADVGLALGTLYGNVFSQTTICRFEALQLSFKNMCKLKPLLQKWLEEADSTTGSPTSIDKIAAQGRKRKKRTSIEVSVKGALEQHFHKQPKPSAQEITSLADSLQLEKEVVRVWFCNRRQKEKRMTPPNTMGGDMMDGMPPGHMHPHGGYHPHHDMHGSPMGTHSHSHSPPMLSPQNMQSATGHQLAAHXQSEIQESNSAAAASTPASLHQQQQQQQQHQPHNQHAPNTPSSSGGSSATMTTNVLSPQSPIGAGLTANNNNNNNTHNNNNESDHLSQVKQQQQQQASSIAAAAAAAMYIDPMRYQHHHAHQHPHLNPAHHPHLFHTSDQQHPALQHPTAHHHNLQQPQTSPGAGSSSGALQAPSSSPSSASSVLGVSSATGMHHLNLNPHSLHQHHHHHQQQHHHQQQQQQLHARRLFEWSLQFGAAAPGVRHFNSFGGGGE; this comes from the coding sequence ATGGCCGCCACCTCATATATGACACCGTCCAGCGGTGATCTGGATATGGCGCTAGGTGGTGGGGGTTATCATACTTCATCACCCCGATCGGCCGCCGATGCGGGCGAAATGAAATACATgcaacatcatcatcatcacgcCGCCGCTGCTGCCGCCCACCATCAGCTACCCTCATCGCCTAGCCCGAATGCAGTTGTGGGTGGAGCGGGTGGTGCGGGAGCAGGTGGTACTGGAGGTCTGGGTGTCTCAGCGAGTGGGCTTAGTTCGATCACACCCTCTGGTAGTTTAGGCTCAAATCACTGGACCCCTTTGCATCCCTCAGATCCATGGGCGTCGATGACACATCATACACACCATCATCCCGCGGACGCGGTGAAGCAAGAGATGTCCCATTTATCACAGCAGTCACGCGTTCAACAAGGCATGGCATCCCCACATACATGGCACGCACCGGTTCATACAACACACTATGTTCCGACGGGTGGTTCGCCTTTGCAATATCACCATGCGATGAACGGAATGTTGCATCATCCTGCTCATCCAGCGCATCACCAAGGAGTGCCACCATTGCATCATGCACTGCGTGGTGAGTCTCCACAACTTCATATACATCCCCATCATCTGCAAGGCGATCGGGACGTGTCGGGTGGTGAAGAAGATACGCCCACCTCAGATGATTTGGAAGCATTTGCAAAACAGTTCAAACAACGTCGTATAAAGCTCGGTTTTACACAAGCGGATGTGGGACTGGCGCTTGGCACCTTATATGGCAATGTCTTTTCACAGACAACAATATGCCGCTTTGAGGCTCTACAATTAAGTTTTAAGAACATGTGCAAATTGAAGCCACTGCTACAAAAATGGCTAGAGGAAGCTGACTCCACCACTGGATCACCAACAAGCATTGACAAAATTGCGGCTCAGGGTCGTAAGCGTAAGAAACGAACCAGCATTGAAGTGAGCGTTAAAGGTGCACTAGAACAACATTTTCACAAACAACCAAAGCCATCGGCTCAAGAGATCACATCGCTGGCGGATTCCTTGCAGTTGGAAAAAGAGGTTGTGCGGGTGTGGTTTTGTAATCGGAGGCAGAAGGAGAAGCGTATGACACCACCAAATACAATGGGTGGCGATATGATGGACGGTATGCCACCAGGCCATATGCACCCACATGGCGGCTACCATCCACATCACGATATGCATGGAAGTCCAATGGGTACACACAGTCACAGTCACAGCCCGCCCATGCTTAGCCCACAAAATATGCAGTCCGCGACCGGTCATCAATTGGCGGCTCACTAGCAATCAGAAATCCAGGAGTCGAACTCAGCTGCAGCTGCGTCCACTCCTGCATCGCtgcatcagcagcaacaacaacagcaacaacaccagcCACATAACCAACATGCGCCCAACACGCCGTCCTCTTCGGGCGGCTCCTCGGCGACAATGACAACCAACGTGCTGTCGCCGCAATCGCCGATCGGCGCTGGATTAACTgctaataataacaacaataacaatacgcataacaacaacaatgaaagtGATCACTTGAGTCAGGtgaaacagcagcagcaacaacaagcgtcATCGATAGCGGCAGCTGCAGCCGCCGCTATGTACATCGATCCGATGCGCTACCAACATCACCACGCACACCAACACCCGCACCTCAATCCCGCGCACCACCCCCACCTCTTCCACACCAGCGACCAGCAGCACCCAGCGCTGCAACATCCAACCGCTCATCACCACAATCTGCAACAGCCACAGACATCGCCCGGCGccggcagcagcagcggcgcCCTGCAAGCACCATCCTCATCACCATCCTCGGCGTCCTCGGTGTTGGGGGTGAGCAGCGCGACCGGCATGCATCACCTTAATTTAAATCCACACTCACTGCACCAGCATCACCATCACCACCAACAGCAACATCATcaccaacagcagcaacaacaactgcatgcCCGACGCCTATTCGAATGGAGTCTGCAATTCGGTGCCGCCGCACCAGGCGTGAGGCATTTCAACTCATTTGGCGGCGGCGGTGAATAG